The Flavobacterium johnsoniae UW101 genomic interval AAAGATTAGCAAAAAAATCTAATATTCTGGTAATTACAGTACTTAAATCTGTTCCGTTTTGAAGCAGTTTAATAAATATAAATCCGAAAAATGCACCGGCTAAATGAGAAATATGACCTCCCATATTATCCAAACGAAACTGCATTAGATCTAAAACTAAAATTACACCTGTAATATGCCAAAGCTTTACATTGCCAAACAAAAACAATCGAACATTCATTAAAGGCTGATAAGTCGTTGCCGCAACTAAAATTGCCATTATAGCAGCTGACGCCCCGACTATTGATGCAGAAGTTCCTAAAACATAAAAACTCAAAGCAAATACAATTCCCGAAAAAATGGCTCCTAAAATGTACAATCCTAAATATTGTTTCTGCGAGAAAAAAGTCAGGAACAAATTACTGGCAAAGTTTAAAACCAGCATATTAAACAGCAAATGCATAAATCCGAAATGAAAAAATGCATACGTTAAAAACGTCCACGGTTTAAACATAAAAACCTGAGGATCTGAAGACAGAGCCAGCCAGTTTGGAAAAGCAAAACTTCCGTTAGAAAATTGATAGAAAAAAACTAAAGAGATGAGAAAACAAGCGATATTCCAATAAATAACACGCAAAGCGATACCGCCTAATTTATATTGA includes:
- a CDS encoding rhomboid family intramembrane serine protease; this encodes MNILDDLKLQYKLGGIALRVIYWNIACFLISLVFFYQFSNGSFAFPNWLALSSDPQVFMFKPWTFLTYAFFHFGFMHLLFNMLVLNFASNLFLTFFSQKQYLGLYILGAIFSGIVFALSFYVLGTSASIVGASAAIMAILVAATTYQPLMNVRLFLFGNVKLWHITGVILVLDLMQFRLDNMGGHISHLAGAFFGFIFIKLLQNGTDLSTVITRILDFFANLFRKSPTTPFKTVHKNYKKPTEKTTSKIVTKDKTQQQIDEILDKISQSGYDCLTKEEKEFLFKAGK